cggtgcaactgcttattctcatgcttgagccctctaatctcctgtttgagactcatcacttcagcagccaatgattcaacttggcgggttctagcaaataggcgttgggccatattagacacagaacctgcacactgaacactaagagccagagagtccttaacagccaactcatcagaccgtttggaaagtagtctgttatctttgggagtgagaaggttcctggccaccactgcagcggtcatatcattcttcatcacagaatccccaacggtaagaggaccagtaggggatatgaaggatgggcgccatatgttgtctggagaaggcgtggctgtctcttctccaaggttcaagtcaaaacgacggtcggagggtccagacattttcaaatgtgttgaagagggaaaaggtcagacaaatcaagatcttagaagtgcaagaaatgagcttctactggtagagattcaagtgtgctgtggaacttaatgccagcctctataaaaatctgcactcgacggagcttcagaaatcgaagaggcgtttgctttctcaaaagctgggctgctcagagaccacgagggccgatctcagaaatcgaagaaacacctgctttttcagcctcgtcagcacctgtcacatgcacactcagctttgcggaaattacgggcaatttgtcgaagatttctggtgaagtagaaagcacgtgaatcttattgttcaatcaccgttctccatatgcaccatcaactcctcgggtaccacatataactttgtcaaagatctctgacaaagtttaggcacgagaatttcgaagttccagctaccctactattacccataagggtaaaggaacagcaccactgcttgacaactggaaagtccctatgtgtgtcgacctccgtgttttgcggcaagacaggttggcaagaacgtccaacctttactcacattcgagaaaagactcccaacataattactttctcaaaaaccggagtagcaccgctttccgaatctcgagagtcagatcctcgacgggattgcttgttcgaaaaccgaagaggcacaactctcagaacttcgagagccagatttccttagataaagcttgtctgtaatcttcacacgtaacatcagctttccagataccacataccactttttcaaagtgctctgacaaaattaaaacacgtgaagctggcagctcccactacattactgtgaccaagaagggtaaaggaatatcattactacttgttattgggaaatccctatatacattgacctccctcctcaacggacaggcaaacctgcaaaaatgctcaaccctttctcgcgttcgaaaaggcaccctcaacataacctctcgaaatactcagctttatttccccccgataatacctcagcaaataagccacaccaagaacaagagtatctcatatcatcagggtcgaaagcaagagtatctcatatcatgctttctccctgtctttgtctttgtccttgtccacacctgcaggacaaggagaaagagagcagtcagtcggaacctgaaatcaaacctccaatttggaactgactgcctggagcctttgcctggttgcttacttagcattgctctcgagtactcatcctcaactgctgtcaaggtcacgaattccaccggcaaatacctcatgacagttgatcagatattggctctttacactgaagctgccaagcgtggatgagtcactatgaaggaatgttctgaatgaccatttaaatgcaaaggttgcacaccacttctgccatgcaaaagattgaagcagaaggttcaacggtgagctgaaacagatcactacagcacgacacctttccataccacattcattattccgtcaacagcaaaagtatcccatatcatcaaggtcgaacgtactctagatttgatggacttgttttgaccctcaaatttttgagtcggccttatactctaaagggcaccagaaaaccctccagcacagttcaagaataagcctgtggaaagttacttcttcaaaagcaaaagtatctcatatcatctcttatccatttgcttctccttatcctggcagttgaatgagagacaaggagaaggagaacaatcaaccggaagccgaagtcaaacctctgaccctgggttgcttacttggaagtttgactgcttaccttgtctgtcacctctttcggcagatctcctagctcggcgacttgggggactcctactatagggtttgtatcacacttgactaagcccgaaactacaactaagctttaagtgaaattgatacattaccttgtgcgtcaacatcagctaagtacaccattcccggatggaggaaaggtacttccagagaagggcagatgaagatcagaccacacttcggtacttagaagtttcgtgattactcaagggattggatcttgcaagtccccaaccgaggagtttccctcactcgggaacttaggggagcactgtttgtaccatacttgaccaatcccgaaactaccgagcaccggccaacgctatactgtcaaggacccagaagagttcccctccgaccaggaggccaatcactactcgacacgtgtcaagattagaagccaatcagagtgcagcacgtgtcgacatcaagaaccaatcatagcatgacacatgtcaatgtgacaaagctacaagtttttctataaataggggtcattcccccacaatatcgcctaatgccattttgtgttaaatcattcacaagaactcactaaattgagagcttgatcctttgtacttgtgtaagcccttcactactaataagaactcctctactccgtggacgtagccaatctgggtgaaccacgtacatcctgtgtttgcttctctgtctctattaatttacgtacttatcctcactagtgacggaagcaaccaagcgaaggtcacaaaacctgacactttctgttgtaccaaagtcttcgctgattttgtgcatcaacattttagaggagcactgtttgtaccatacttgaccaatcccgaaactaccgagcaccggccaacgctatactgtcaaggacccagaagagttcccctccgaccatgaggccaatcactactcgacacgtgtcaagattagaagccaatcagagcgcagcacgtgtcgacatcaagaaccaatcataacatgacacatgtcaatgtgacaaagctacaagtttttctataaataggggtcattcccccacaatatcgcctaatgccattttgtgttaaatcattcacaagaactcactaaattgagagcttgatcctttgtacttgtgtaagcccttcactactaataagaactcctctactccgtggacgtagccaatctgggtgaaccacgtacatcctgtgtttgcttctctgtctctattaatttacgtacttatcctcactagtgacggaagcaaccaagcgaaggtcacaaaacctgacactttctgttgtaccaaagtcttcgctgattttgtgcatcaacattttagaggagcactgtttgtaccatacttgaccaatcccgaaactaccgagcaccggccaacgctatactgtcaaggacccagaagagttcccctccgaccatgaggccaatcactactcgacacgtgtcaagattagaagccaatcagagcgcagcacgtgtcgacatcaagaaccaatcataacatgacacatgtcaatgtgacaaagctacaagtttttctataaataggggtcattcccccacaatatcgcctaatgccattttgtgttaaatcattcacaagaactcactaaattgagagcttgatcctttgtacttgtgtaagcccttcactactaataagaactcctctactccgtggacgtagccaatctgggtgaaccacgtacatcctgtgtttgcttctctgtctctattcatttacgtacttatcctcactagtgacggaagcaaccaagcgaaggtcacaaaacctgacactttctgttgtaccaaagtcttcgctgattttgtgcatcaacatttggcgccgtctgtgggaaacgacacttattcctactctcttcagctgtgtcaagctggtttctatcattcgtacactttcttttgatctggcatccctctccagcatgggaagcgaaggaagccacagcacacagaatgacaccccccttgcacatagtgcgaaacaacgaaagaaggaaggaaaacgagttattcttcaagctaaagtcgatgagttggaagcttagaacaacaagatagcaatgaggaatgaggtcctccaggagcaatatgagaagctcttcgagacacttcacgaagctaggcaagctcagacacgcgagcttgttgcccccgtggaagtcaaccatcaactgggtgccctccaacatggagggtcacatgcattcgacatagatatccctgatagggaacaaattacccctcgatttgataatcaacatgaggcttctcttaacccagttgcttcgacccgaaccatgagaagcggagggagacacctctttgctgaaggggcagaaggatcgaaagctgtctttcgcgattgtcgggatttcctgaagcaacgtcgagagaattccatccatataagctcaaagatcaatgacccaaggatttctgagagactcggtcccctgccacggcccgagccggccaccaacttggggaaggggcaacaagtcctagagagacatgagggtacaggggactcagaggtgttccgacagacataccctggaagccagtacagcgagtccagggaaaaatcacatgcccttgatcaaaccttcctaattccaagaggagatggagatttacgaaagaaagctccagtggcacataactccgctcaggacccccttgtcctacaacttcttgaggaagtaaacaagttgaaggctgaacgtcaggctaaaatacctgactggaaccaacccaggcctggccctcttacaaggaggatcctcaacaccccccttcaagcaaagacaaagcagaagcttggcttgcaactttatactgggaaagaggacccgattgagcaccttaacctctttgagtccaccatggcataccggatgcacaccgacgaagagcgatgtcttctcttcccctccaccctctctggcggagctctaaattggtattgtcgtcttacacctgagacggtagactcatttgaggaattgaggaaactatttgtttcccaacacattttccaaaccgatcgcttgcactctgcagatgacctgtacactatccgccagaagccagacgagtcattacgtatgtatgctggccgcttcagccatgaatactcccggtgtgccgaggcagacgacaagactgccctcaaagccttcacggcaggtctacgtgattgtttctttaaatacatgatcaatgccaatacttggaagacttactctaaggtgatggcgcaggcttataaccatgcctccgccgaggcaaagacatatcaggagaaaccccctacaaccatcctttatcaacaagtgggaggtggaagccagactcacctaaatgagaagacctcgactttccaaacagcagtggcacctccccatgccgtgcataatgcttcaccgaatcaacatacatatcaatttcaaggcaagaggaaggatttccatcctcaccactctccttccagtaaaaagagtaagggacactatcccgataaccaagggtatcgccacaataacgctcgcccccaggcagtcaatgcagtgggtcaaacccgcgtcaagataccccctaccccaaggtatgagacatacacgcccttgaatgccacatgcgcggccatttaccccagcatagctcacctgataccaaagccaaagccgaggcacccagatgtATGAAGGTTTTTTTCCAAGGCATTTGTGATAGACCGTTgtactttgttgatgcacaaaatcaataaggactttggtataacagaaagtgttaagtttgtgaccttcgctagattgctccggtcactagtgtggataagtatgtaaatggatagggacatggaagcaaacataagatgtacgtagTTCACCCAGATTttctacgtccacggagtagatgagttttcattaattgtgaagggtttacacaagtacataggttcaagctctccttttgtgagttctaatgaatggtttagtacaaatgacattaggaaatattgtgagagaatgatctctatttatagaatagagtttctagtttcattctgacattgacacgtgtcgtgttgtgattggctttttatgttgacacgtgtcacgctacgattggcttctgatgtcgacacgtgtcgagctgtgattggcctcctggttggagggaaactcttctaggtctttgatggtataacgttgaccgatgctcagtagtttcgggattggtcaagtatggtacaaacactgcTCCCCTAAATTcccaagtgagggaagctcctcggttggggacttgcaagatccaagctattgagtaatcacgaaacttctaagtaccgaagtgtggtatcattttcacttgccttatctgtctcatatgtagatgtgtcattttctctggaagtactttttctccatccaggggtggtatctttaaccgatgaagatgcacaaggtaatgtatcaatttcacttgaagcttagttgtagttttgggcttggtcaagtgcgatacaaaccctatagtaggagtcccctaagtcgccgagctaggagattttcggaatgaggtaacagacaaggtaagcaatcagacttccaagcaagcaacctagatcggaggttcgacttcagcttccggttgattgttctccttcttcttgtgttgtaaacagcaacaaagataaggagaagcaaatggagaataaatgatatgagatacttttgcttttgaagaagtaactttccaccagtttattcttgaactgggctggagggttttctggtttcctctagagtataaggctgactcaagaatttaagggtcaaaacaagtccatcaaatctggagtacgttcgaccctgatgatatgggatacttttgttgttgacaaagtagtggatgtatcgacacgtgttctgttacgcttgtctccacatgcttccttgtatccttctcacttgccctatctgttcctcaggcagatatggtatcttctttggaagcataagatgttgaagatgagtactcaagagcaatgccaggtaagtaatcaggcaaggggttacaggcaatcagtttctaactggaagcttgattccaagtgctgactgattgctctctttctccttgtcttacaggtaagaacaaggccaaaggaaaagacagggaaaaagcatgatatgggatactcttgcttttaaccgtgatgatatgagatactcttgctctggtgtggcttgtttgcagaggtattatggggaggaaaagaagctgagtatttcgagaaactctgctgagagtgccctctcggatgtgaggaaaagttgagcatttttttttatttgcaggtctgcctggctatggaggatgaaggtcgacatatataagagtctccttaataacaagtagtagtgctattcctttacccttcttggtcatagcaatgtagtgggagctgcaagcttcacgtgttttaactttgtcagagcactttgaaaaactggtatgtggtatctgaaaagctgatgttgcgtgtgaagattgcagacaagctttatccaaggaaatctggctctcgaagttcgaaaagcagtgcctcttcgatttttgaacaagcaatcctgtcagggatcttactctcgagattcagataacggtgcctcttcaatttttgagaaagcaatcttgttgggagtctgactcttgagattcggagaacagtcgattttttagaaagtaatcttattgggagtctggctcttgagattcggagggtggtgcctcttcgatgtttgagcacgtaatcctattgggagtctggctctcgagatttggagaatggtgcatcttcgatttttgagaaagcaatcttgttggaagtctgactctcgagattcggagggcggtgcctcttcaatttttgagcaagcaatcttattgggagtgttttctcgaatgtgagtaaaggtttgacatttttgccagtctgccttgccacggagcatgaaggttgacacacattgagactttctagttatcaagcagtggtgttgttcctttacctttgtgggtaatagtagggtagctggaccttcaaaatttatatgtctaaactttgtcagagatttttggcaaagttatctgtggtacccgaggagatgatgttgcatgtggaaagtggtctctattcggaatccggagagtggtgcctcttcgatttttgaaccaacggccctgttgccttttcttttataagggcaccaattttGTGCTAGAAGTACatttagagagttattgcttgtaggaattttccccttacttcagagatttattgcacctcatttctcattcatcatttctgagaatgtctggctcaTCCGACcattgttttgacttgaactttggtgaagaggcagccatgccttcttaagacaacatatgacgcccatctttcttatcccctactggtcctcttaccgttggggactctatgatgaagaatgatatgaccgctgcggtggtggccaggaaccttctcactcccaaagataacagactactttccaaacggtctgatgagttagctattaaggattatctggctcaaagtgttcagtgtgcaggttctgtgtctaatatggcccaacgcctatttgctcgaacccgccaagttgaatcattggcagctgaagtgataagtttcaaacaggagatcaaagggctcaagcatgagaataaacagttacacatgctcgcacatgactatgctacaaacatgaagaggaagctcgaccagctgcaggaatctaatggtcaaattttacttaatcatcagagatttgtgggtttgttccaaaggcatttattgccttcgtcttctggggctgtaccgcgtaatgaagctccaaacgatcaacatttggtgcctcatctttctggggttctgcctagtactaaggctccgaataaccaccctctggtgcctcctaaTTCTGGGGCTCtcccgactactgagacttctcctgagcaacctttgtgaaggctccctcttgtttgtttattttgattcatgtatatgtacatatttgtaacttatcggagatatcaataaacaagctttgcttcatttcaacgtattatgttaaatacaccaaggccttcttcattaagttctttgaatttttccttttgttgaatcttgtatgttgaagctttatgagtgaagcctgtatgttgaggtagtgctcccttaatttcccgagtgaggaaaactgcttggttggagacttgaaaaaatccaagtcactgagtggtcatgagacttctgagtatcaaggtacagtagcatatggtaggagtcccccaagtctccggtcaagAGAGTTGACGAAtaaggtgtcttgctagtagccaagtttccaaagtaacaaaatttcaccattttcctttctaagtggcaACCCAAAACTccgaatatatatttatttttttttttcaaataagagGAGCCTaggcaatttatttatttatttattttttcaaattttcaaatttttgaatttttgaatttccgaatatatatatatatatatatatatatatatatatataaagctttgtaggtgaagttttgaggttgaaactttgttgggtaccatgaattgattttgcttcacactatcttgtcaagataatgtgaagcttttgagaatttgtagttgtcctccattgatgaagcaatttgtagttgtcctccattgatgaagcttttgttggtgaagcttttgtggtgggggaagcttttgtgggagaagcttttgtggtgtgagacttttgtgagtgaagcttttgttggtgaagcttttatgggtgaatcttttgtaggtgaagcttttgtggtgggtgaagcttttgtgggtgaagcttttgtggtgggtgaagcttttgtgggtgaagcttttgttggtgaagcttttatgggtgaagcttttgtaggtgaagctattgtgggtgaagcttttgtaggtgaagtttttgtggtgggcgaagcttttgtggtgggtgaagcttttatgggtgaagcttttgtaggtgaatgatgatgcacaaaatcagtgaggactttggtacaacagaaagtgttaagtttgtgacattcgctagattgctccggttactagtgtggataagtatgtaaatggatatggacagggaagcaaacacaagatatacgtggttcacccagattggctacgtccacggagtagaggagttctcattaattgtgaagggtttacacaagtacataggttcaggctctcattttgtgagtactagtgaatggtttagtacaaatgacattaggaaatattgtgagagaatgatctctatttatagaagagagtttctagtttcattctgacattgacaagtgtcgtgttgtgattagcttcagatgttgacacgtgtcgcgctatgattggcttctgatgtcgacacgcgtcgagctgtgattggcctcctggttggagggaaactcttctgagtccttgactgtataacgttgaccggtgctcagtagtttcggggattggtcaagtatggtacaaacatacttTAATCTTCTCCCGGGTCCCCAATTACAACAAAAATCAGAATTGTATAAATATTAAGAACACAATGAAACTGAAAAAATTATATGGTTCTGGAAGGTATACAAAAAGTTTCCCCTTCTTTCGtcttaaatttgttttgcagCTTTATTTCGGCTCaagtttcattttctttcgtcTAGGAAATTTTTATAGCCTGAAATTTCAATGGAACTGAAATAGGGAGAGGAGGACAACCCAAATTTCTGAATGATCCCACTGCTTCTGGTGTACGAAGATATGAAGATTTGCCAATTGATGAACACAGAGGAGAAACAGATTTACCTTCTTTCGATTTAACCACCTTGGTAGCAGCCACAGAAAACTTCTCTTATGCTAACATGCTTGGCCATGGCGGCTTCGGCATGGTATATAAGGTACTTCCCCTAGAACATTTTGAGATCTGTGCATTATGTGGCTTCGGCATCTCTGTTGTCATTAAGATTTTCGAGTCTGCACCATGATTTCAGGGATGTCTAGCTGATGGACAAGAAATAGCTGTTAAAAGATTATCGAGAAATTCAGGACAAGGCATAGACGAATTCAAGAACGAAGTAATGCTTATTGCAAAGCTTCAGCATAGAAATCTTGTGAGGCTTTTGGGTTGCTGCATACATAAAGAAGAGATGATGCTAATCTATGAATACATGCCAAATCGTAGCTTCGACTTATGCATTTTTGGTATGCCATCTTTACACACTGCTATTAAATACTTTAAGTTTTCTGACATAAACCCTGAAATTAAGAAATCATAAACTTGTAGATAATAGAAGCTTTTATGTGTGGTGTTCAGATAAAAACGGAAATTCGTCGTTAGATTGGagaaaaaggtttcaaattaTCATTGGGATTGCTCGAGGCGTCctatatcttcatcaagattcgAGACTAAAAATAATCCACAGGGATTTGAAAGCGGGCAATGTTTTACTCGATGGTTCAATGAAcccaaaaatatcaaattttggcATAGCAAGAATGTTCGGGGATGACCAAATTGAAGCAAACACGAACAAAGTTGTTGGCACCTAGTAATTGTCTCATCtcccttgaaaaaaaaaattcaagtagaaccaatatttttttttactcataTTGTGTAATTGCAGCGGTTACATGTCACCGGAGTATGCTATGGATGGGCTATATTCCACAAAATCCGATGTGTTTAGCTTCAGAGTCTTGACACTAGAGATCATTAGTGGAAGGAAGAATACCTTCCAATTTGAAAACTCATCTCTAAATCTAGTTGGACTAGTAAGTAAACAGATAATTTTTCAACCGATGAATCTAACTTTCGAGTAGTCCAATGATCTAAACTTTGTGCTCAAAATTGTTTCAGATATGGGGCTTGTGGACAAAAGGAAAAGTCTTGGACATAATTGATTCATCATTGAACCAGTCGTATTCGACTCCTGAAGTTATGAGATGCATTCAGATTGGGCTCTTGTGCGTTCAAGAATACCCAACAGACCGGCCAACCATGCTAGATGTTGTGTTCATGTTGGGGAATGAAACTACTCTTCCACGTCCGAAAAAGGCAGCATTTAGCTTGAAAAACAGTGGTCCGGATTGTTCAACGTCTAAAGAAGCTCCTTCTGTAAATGATGTAACAGTAGCAGTTATTGAAGCTCGTTGAGTTTGCACTTTGCCAGTTCTTGTAGAGATTTTGTGTTACTTCTCAAGTATTTGTACTCAAATCGAGATTCCTTGTGTAGAGAAGGCAATGCCTTTGAAATTGTCGATTCATCTCTGGACGGATCGTACCCTATCAACGAAGTTGTGAGATGTATCTAAATTGCCCTCTTATGTGTGCAAGAGTATTTTGGATATTATActttaatccaacggctaataGGTCACTATAGTTATGGAATGTAAGTAGGATTAGAGTTTAACTTGGACTCCAAGTAAAGATAATATTCCGGTTATTCTTGAAGAATAAGAGTTCTTGATACTATCCTATTTGGATTGAGGTTTGGtagattatttgtttgtacAATAAGGCATCCTAATGACATCAGAACAGAATCCTAATGACATCATTATGGGATTATgcattcagtttttttttttttttttttgaataaacaatattatttacactaagaggtTGGGAGTAGGGTAAGCCTCAAAATggggttcaaattcacctttgacaATAATCAAACCTTAAACCTCTCAATTACCAGTGAAGATCGGAATATTACTAAACCGTAGTAAGTGACGAGAGAATGCATTAGGGTTAAGTTAGTATAAATGCTAAACATAGGTCCCTGCACATACCTCTGAAACACAACTCAAAAGAATTCCCCATAGGTTTGAGGTATACTGACACGCCCCAACCCAAATATCCTAATGATACCTGCATGGCACGTGCTGACCGACACTCGGAAGTGACGAAAGCCATAATTCCATACAAGCACAAGAAAATATCAGCACCTGAAGatcaaaaataataaacaataaCAAGATCCTGAATTAAACATAAGGGTATCGGAAAGTTCAATGATCATAGATTCGAAACAAAAGAAATACAAATATGTCCAGAGCATACTACTACACGGAACTACAAGTGCAAATAAGAATTCAGATTACAATTCAGCAAGAAAATCATACCCAAATGGAAGAGCTCAAAGTCACTGGTAGGGAAATACCTCGACACTCGGGTCGTACTCCTCGTCACAAGGTCCTAAGtg
This genomic interval from Malus domestica chromosome 05, GDT2T_hap1 contains the following:
- the LOC103417452 gene encoding G-type lectin S-receptor-like serine/threonine-protein kinase SD1-1 — translated: MLGHGGFGMVYKGCLADGQEIAVKRLSRNSGQGIDEFKNEVMLIAKLQHRNLVRLLGCCIHKEEMMLIYEYMPNRSFDLCIFDKNGNSSLDWRKRFQIIIGIARGVLYLHQDSRLKIIHRDLKAGNVLLDGSMNPKISNFGIARMFGDDQIEANTNKVVGTYGYMSPEYAMDGLYSTKSDVFSFRVLTLEIISGRKNTFQFENSSLNLVGLIWGLWTKGKVLDIIDSSLNQSYSTPEVMRCIQIGLLCVQEYPTDRPTMLDVVFMLGNETTLPRPKKAAFSLKNSGPDCSTSKEAPSVNDVTVAVIEAR